One uncultured Carboxylicivirga sp. genomic window, CGGTTTGTCATTCGGTATGGCTAATGTACCTATCAGTGCGATGTACCTTGTTCTAATTGGTCTTTGTACTTCGGTAATGTGGGGTGGTATTTTCAACCTTGCTGTTGAAGGTTTAGGTAAATTTACAGCTTCTGCTTCAGGTATATTTATGACTATGGTAGTTGGTGGAGGAATTTTACCTCTTGTTCAAAATGGTATTGCTGATATTAGCAATTACATGGTATCATACTGGGTTCCATTTTTGGGATTAGCTTATTTATTATACTATTCTTTAATTGGTAGTAAAAACGTAAATACAGATATCCCTGTTGAGTAATCAAATTAAATCAAGCATAAAAACTAAAATACAATGAAACAAGTATCAGTAGGTGTAGATATAGGTGGAACTAATACAGCCATTGGCGTTGTTGATGAAAGTGGACACGTATTAGCAAAAGATAATATCAAAACACCTGATCATGGAGATATTGACCAATATATTCAGGATTTATCAGCTGCTATTCGTAAGTTAATTACCAATGCCAAAATGCTTAACGAAAACCTGACCGTTTTAGGTATTGGTATTGGTGCTCCTAATGGTAATTACTATAATGGAACTATCGAATATGCTCCAAATCTTTCATTCGAGGGTATTGTTCCTTTGGTTGAATTATTAAAAAAGCATTTTGAAGATTTGAAAGCCGTTGCATTAACAAATGATGCCAATGCTGCTGCAATCGGAGAGATGATCTATGGTGGAGCCAAAGACATGAAAAACTTTGTGATGTATACCTTAGGTACCGGAGTTGGGTCTGGTTTAGTAGTAAACGGAGATTTGGTTTATGGTGCCGATGGCTTTGCCGGAGA contains:
- a CDS encoding ROK family protein, coding for MKQVSVGVDIGGTNTAIGVVDESGHVLAKDNIKTPDHGDIDQYIQDLSAAIRKLITNAKMLNENLTVLGIGIGAPNGNYYNGTIEYAPNLSFEGIVPLVELLKKHFEDLKAVALTNDANAAAIGEMIYGGAKDMKNFVMYTLGTGVGSGLVVNGDLVYGADGFAGECGHTTLVPGGRLCGCGALGHLEAYCSAPGMKRTAFELLVKYNANNSLLADKSYKELNSKMIYDAAVQGDKVANEVFELTGHYLGQGIADTVHHLSPEAVFLFGGPTAAGDLIFKPTIKSMEDHLLPIFKNKIKVLPSKLDAGDAAIVGASALVWKELE